One window from the genome of Enterobacter asburiae encodes:
- the citX gene encoding citrate lyase holo-[acyl-carrier protein] synthase, with product MTTATPVRAGVSLDELLAAKDRRAARQADMLEHYQQPVISLTLVTPGEIKDSLRYRNTMGVALQMCDQLLWENRWQVLDRQVLWLPTGPEALWCVAHPAAEIKAHCADLEQTHPLGRLWDLDVICPQHGHVGRQSLGANLRRCLICDEPAHACSRSRNHPVEKVVSRVEKMIDDWFARD from the coding sequence ATGACAACAGCGACACCCGTGCGGGCGGGTGTCAGCCTGGACGAACTGCTGGCGGCGAAAGATCGCCGCGCGGCGCGCCAGGCTGACATGCTTGAGCACTATCAACAACCGGTGATCTCCCTCACGCTGGTCACGCCAGGGGAAATCAAAGACAGCCTGCGCTATCGCAATACCATGGGCGTGGCGCTGCAAATGTGCGACCAGCTGCTGTGGGAAAACCGCTGGCAGGTGCTGGACCGCCAGGTGCTGTGGCTCCCCACCGGGCCAGAAGCCCTGTGGTGCGTGGCCCATCCGGCGGCGGAAATCAAAGCGCACTGTGCGGATCTGGAGCAGACGCACCCGCTCGGCAGGCTGTGGGATCTGGACGTGATCTGCCCTCAGCACGGCCACGTCGGGCGTCAGTCGCTGGGGGCGAATCTCAGACGCTGCCTGATCTGCGACGAGCCCGCTCACGCCTGTTCCCGTTCGCGCAATCACCCCGTTGAGAAGGTGGTTTCCCGCGTGGAGAAGATGATTGATGACTGGTTTGCTCGCGACTAA
- the citF gene encoding citrate lyase subunit alpha yields the protein MNQTELLHVNFPHLRDLKPFDTAHSATPWLADSDAKHSRKLCASVEEAVKRCGLQDGMTISFHHAFREGDRVINTVVALLARMGFKNLTLASSSLMTCNDALIEHIESGVITRIYTSGMRGRLADAISHGLMDEPVQIHSHGGRVKLLQDGELNIDVAFLGVPCSDEFGNSNGTHGKSCCGSLGYAMVDAHFARKVVLLTEALVPFPNMPASLVQDQVDYIVQVESVGDPAKISVGAARVTSNPRELMIARYAADVIEHSGYFKPGFSMQTGSGAAATACTRFMEEKMERSGVKARFALGGITGSLVDLHEKGLIEKLLDTQCFDGQAAASLARNPNHVEISTNVYANPGSKAASCDQLDVVILSALEIDVDFNVNVITGSDGVMRGASGGHCDVAAAANLTIVVAPLLRSRIPTVVKRVTTRLTPGESIDVLVTDHGIAVNPARPEIRERLLEAGLSVVDITALYERAISLTGVPKPIEFTDKIVGVIRYRDGSVIDTVRQVKE from the coding sequence ATGAATCAGACAGAACTTCTTCATGTGAATTTTCCCCATCTGCGGGACTTAAAACCCTTTGATACCGCCCACAGCGCCACGCCGTGGCTGGCGGACAGCGACGCGAAGCACAGCCGCAAGCTCTGCGCCTCTGTTGAAGAGGCGGTTAAGCGCTGCGGCCTGCAGGACGGGATGACCATCTCCTTCCACCATGCGTTTCGCGAAGGCGACAGGGTGATCAACACCGTCGTGGCGCTGCTGGCGCGGATGGGTTTTAAAAACCTGACGCTGGCCTCCAGTTCGCTGATGACCTGCAACGACGCGCTGATCGAGCATATCGAAAGCGGCGTCATCACCCGGATTTACACCTCGGGGATGCGCGGCAGACTGGCGGACGCCATCTCCCACGGGCTGATGGACGAGCCGGTGCAAATCCACTCCCACGGCGGGCGCGTGAAGCTGCTCCAGGACGGCGAGCTGAATATTGACGTGGCGTTTCTCGGCGTGCCGTGCAGCGATGAGTTTGGCAACTCCAACGGGACGCACGGTAAATCGTGCTGCGGGTCCCTGGGCTACGCGATGGTGGACGCGCACTTTGCCCGCAAGGTGGTGCTGCTGACCGAAGCCCTGGTGCCGTTCCCCAACATGCCCGCCAGCCTGGTGCAGGACCAGGTGGACTACATCGTGCAGGTTGAAAGCGTAGGCGACCCGGCGAAAATCAGCGTCGGCGCGGCGCGCGTCACCAGCAACCCGCGCGAGCTGATGATTGCCCGCTATGCGGCGGACGTCATTGAACACTCCGGCTACTTCAAACCGGGCTTCTCGATGCAGACCGGCTCCGGCGCGGCGGCGACAGCCTGCACGCGCTTTATGGAAGAGAAGATGGAGCGCAGCGGCGTGAAGGCGCGCTTTGCGCTCGGCGGCATCACCGGCAGCCTGGTGGATCTGCACGAGAAGGGGCTTATCGAAAAGCTGCTCGACACCCAGTGCTTTGACGGCCAGGCGGCGGCCTCGCTGGCGCGCAACCCGAACCACGTGGAGATCTCCACCAACGTTTACGCCAACCCCGGCAGCAAGGCGGCAAGCTGCGACCAGCTCGACGTGGTGATCCTCAGCGCGCTGGAAATCGACGTCGATTTCAACGTCAACGTGATCACCGGCTCCGATGGGGTGATGCGCGGCGCGTCCGGCGGACACTGCGACGTGGCCGCCGCGGCGAACCTGACCATTGTGGTCGCGCCGCTGCTGCGCAGCCGTATTCCGACGGTCGTGAAGCGGGTTACCACGCGCCTCACGCCGGGCGAAAGCATCGACGTGCTGGTCACCGACCACGGCATTGCGGTCAATCCGGCGCGCCCGGAGATCCGCGAGCGGCTGCTGGAAGCCGGGCTTAGCGTTGTGGATATCACCGCGCTTTACGAGCGGGCGATTTCCCTGACGGGCGTACCGAAACCGATTGAATTTACCGACAAAATCGTCGGGGTGATCCGCTACCGCGACGGCAGCGTGATCGACACCGTGCGACAGGTAAAGGAGTAG
- the citG gene encoding triphosphoribosyl-dephospho-CoA synthase CitG, translating into MTGLLATKPRPADVPALAEAALWQELELTPKPGLVDKLNNGSHRDMDHALFVRSIAAITPWFSRFAELGSAHADKPADAQLRIIRPMGMACEQAMYAATNGVNTHKGGIFALGLLCFAAGRVKNISADNLCCEVSNICSGLVSRELAARSGQATAGERQFQQYGLTGARGEAESGFATARRALAQWNGHSLHGLLLRLMAVNQDSNLVSRGGIEGLRYVQGYARELLANGWDREALLKMDKALIERNLSPGGSADLLSVGWVLSAIK; encoded by the coding sequence ATGACTGGTTTGCTCGCGACTAAACCGCGCCCGGCTGACGTGCCCGCGCTTGCCGAAGCGGCGCTGTGGCAGGAGCTGGAGCTGACGCCCAAGCCGGGGCTGGTGGACAAGCTTAATAACGGTTCCCATCGCGATATGGACCACGCGCTGTTCGTCCGCAGCATCGCGGCGATTACGCCGTGGTTTTCGCGCTTTGCCGAGCTGGGTAGTGCGCATGCGGATAAACCCGCTGACGCACAGCTGCGGATTATCCGCCCGATGGGGATGGCATGCGAGCAGGCGATGTACGCCGCGACGAACGGAGTGAACACCCACAAGGGCGGGATTTTTGCCCTGGGTTTACTGTGCTTCGCTGCCGGACGTGTGAAAAATATCTCTGCGGACAACCTCTGCTGTGAGGTGAGTAACATCTGCAGCGGGCTGGTATCGCGTGAGCTGGCCGCGCGCAGCGGACAGGCGACGGCGGGCGAGCGGCAGTTTCAGCAGTACGGCCTAACCGGCGCGCGCGGTGAGGCGGAAAGCGGCTTTGCGACGGCGCGTAGGGCGCTGGCGCAGTGGAACGGACACTCTCTCCACGGCCTGCTGCTGCGCCTGATGGCGGTTAATCAGGACAGCAATCTCGTGTCGCGCGGCGGCATTGAAGGGCTGCGCTACGTTCAGGGCTACGCGCGGGAATTACTGGCTAACGGCTGGGATCGCGAGGCGTTGCTTAAGATGGATAAGGCATTGATTGAACGCAATCTGAGCCCGGGCGGCAGTGCGGATTTGCTGTCGGTGGGGTGGGTGCTGTCTGCAATAAAATAG